Proteins found in one Triticum aestivum cultivar Chinese Spring chromosome 4D, IWGSC CS RefSeq v2.1, whole genome shotgun sequence genomic segment:
- the LOC123097179 gene encoding BTB/POZ and MATH domain-containing protein 2-like, giving the protein MANSSPSSVNKHISETSSRCRTECVTTAHNFEVTEYSLLEGMGIGKFVSSSTFSVGGYNWNIRIYPDGRKEEDKAAYMSAFLSTCSNPTTGVQMKNTFSLLEKDGKVTCLYSDTRTFRSGSWGWPKYIVWTTRYSASALERDTVAWRLEDQEMRESPRCAVDSRELAVRVNRRGQWLAGRHVGALEQLLSIFLLGEEEAVCRAGDGDPEEVVEGAEVLHGELAGELALQLLKKRRQRGCEDDVVYVEEEVGVTRAAMEHEQRGICARADEAELVREGREPGEPRTRCLFEAVQRLVEEAHVLGVVRVDETRRLLTVDSLGETPVEKGVVDVHLMDRPVARGSNGEDDADRGGLDDGRERLVEVHARSLGEPAQYPACFVPFERPVRLELVAEEPFAGDDIDAGWPWHEPPVMVWVGMGATRRRGRGGVGNDDCITIRCVLTVMKEPRTEDVSTVMVQVPQSDLQTHFTNMLNHGEGMDVTFMIDSRTLRAHRCVLAARSLVFKAELFGQMKETTKRRVKINDMEPAIFEALLPFIYTDSWPSNCDLDQNAELQHLLVAADRYGLERLKIICEGKLCQKIDVQTVATTLALAEQHDATQLKNACLRYLSSQEVLRAVKETDGFKHLTASCPWIMMDILERVAPPQGMVASSALKQ; this is encoded by the exons ATGGCCAACAGCTCGCCTTCTTCTGTCAACAAGCACATATCGGAGACCTCGTCGAGATGCCGGACAGAGTGCGTCACCACCGCCCACAACTTCGAGGTGACTGAGTACTCGCTGCTCGAGGGTATGGGTATCGGCAAGTTCGTTAGCTCCAGCACATTCAGCGTCGGCGGCTATAACTGGAACATCAGGATCTACCCTGATGGGCGGAAGGAGGAGGACAAAGCTGCCTACATGAGTGCCTTCCTGAGCACCTGCAGTAACCCAACAACAGGTGTCCAGATGAAGAACACTTTCAGTTTATTGGAGAAAGATGGAAAAGTTACTTGTCTGTACAGCGACACACGTACCTTTCGGTCCGGTTCATGGGGCTGGCCCAAGTATATTGTGTGGACGA CGCGGTACTCCGCCTCCGCGCTGGAGCGGGACACGGTGGCCTGGCGTTTGGAGGACCAGGAGATGAGGGAGTCGCCGAG GTGCGCCGTCGACAGCAGAGAGCTTGCCGTGCGTGTCAACAGGCGTGGGCAGTGGCTTGCAGGACGTCATGTTGGCGCGCTCGAGCAGCTCCTCAGCATATTTCTGTTGGGAGAGGAAGAAGCCGTGTGCCGTGCGGGTGACGGCGAtcccgaggaagtagtggagggaGCCGAGGTCCTTCATGGAGAACTCGCCGGAGAGTTGGCGCTGCAGCTGTTGAAGAAGCGCCGTCAACGAGGCTGTGAGGACGATGTCGTCTACGTAGAGGAGGAGGTAGGCGTCACCCGCGCTGCTATGGAGCACGAACAGCGAGGGATCTGCGCGAGAGCTGACGAAGCCGAGCTGGTGCGCGAAGGCCGCGAACCGGGCGAACCACGCACGCGGTGCCTGTTTGAGGCCGTACAACGACTTGTCGAGGAGGCACACGTGCTCGGGGTGGTGCGCGTCGACGAAACCCGCAGGTTGTTGACAGTAGACTCGCTCGGCGAGACGCCCGTGGAGAAAGGCGTTGTTGACGTCCATTTGATGGACCGGCCAGTTGCGCGTGGCAGCAATGGTGAGGACGACGCGGATCGTGGCGGCCTTGACGACGGGAGAGAACGTCTCGTCGAAGTCCACGCCAGGTCGTTGGGAGAACCCGCGCAGTACCCAGCGTGCTTTGTACCGTTCGAGCGACCTGTCCGCCTTGAACTTGTGGCGGAAGAGCCATTTGCCGGTGACGACATTGACGCCGGGTGGCCGTGGCACGAGCCGCCAG TCATGGTGTGGGTTGGGATGGGCGCGACACGGCGCCGTGGACGCGGGGGCGTGGGCAATGACGACTGCATCACAATCAGGTGCGTTTTGACCGTGATGAAAGAGCCTCGCACTGAAGATGTAAGCACAGTCATGGTTCAAGTCCCGCAGTCGGACCTCCAAACACACTTCACAAACATGTTGAATCATGGAGAAGGCATGGATGTGACGTTCATGATAGAC TCGCGAACTCTTCGTGCACACAGGTGCGTGTTAGCCGCACGATCCTTGGTGTTCAAGGCTGAGCTGTTTGGTCAGATGAAGGAGACCACCAAGAGACGGGTCAAGATCAATGACATGGAGCCAGCCATCTTCGAGGCACTTCTTCCCTTCATATACACAGATTCATGGCCTAGTAACTGTGATCTGGATCAGAATGCGGAATTGCAGCACTTGTTGGTTGCCGCAGATCGGTATGGACTAGAGAGGCTAAAGATCATTTGTGAAGGGAAGCTATGCCAGAAAATCGATGTGCAAACAGTTGCAACCACCCTTGCTTTAGCGGAGCAGCACGACGCCACGCAACTCAAGAATGCTTGTCTCAGGTACCTTTCTTCACAGGAGGTGCTTCGAGCTGTCAAGGAGACTGATGGATTCAAGCATCTCACAGCAAGCTGCCCATGGATTATGATGGACATTTTAGAGAGGGTCGCGCCACC GCAGGGCATGGTTGCATCCTCCGCCTTGAAGCAGTAG
- the LOC123099075 gene encoding bifunctional fucokinase/fucose pyrophosphorylase isoform X1 — protein MEPARRRRRRAHTADEAAAVLRKAWCRLRLSARDPARVPPWDAVVLTAASPEQAALYGRQLARARRLGRFPPSTAALAVPDPDAARIGSGAATLHAVASLARHLVSQATKEEIAEFLPEATGSSAAGVPLASVVRFMATKHVLLLHAGGDSKRVPWANPMGKAFLPVPYLAGDNPDGPVPLLFDHILAVSASARQAFKNQGGIFIMTGDVLPCFDASNLLLPDDAACIVTAPTTLDVASNHGVVVASKDGTEGQNCSLCLVDNLLQKPTVSELVEGQAILDDGRALLDTGIIAVRGKAWQELVALAYSSSQTMIEEIITSRKELSLYEDLVAAWVPTRHEWLRDRPFGKELIAALGRHKMFSFCSYDFSFLHFGTSAEVLDHLAGSYSGLVGRRHMCSVPETTACDIAATTVILCSKISAGVSIGEDSLVYDSSLSGRVRIGSQSIVVGVNIHELHRDSPQIIRSSTCFTLPDRHCLWEVPLVNSMGRVMVYCGLHDNPKVAMNRDGTFCGKPWKNVLEDLKIQDTDIWDTSNLDKCLWNARLFPIMSPPEMLSVGLWLMGSSGRDPDGKVSRMWRQSRRVSLEELHRSIDYHQLCVDSAKHQADLAAAVARSCMTYGLLGRNLFQLCEDMLGNDSSSVEVCKELLTFFPSHGDQYSGVLPPSRGYQVKMDLLRASGDVSAASMVEEKVWASVASETASAIKYGSKESSSSATTSSNGNLRPKKAVVELPVRVDFVGGWSDTPPWSLERPGCVLNMAISLEGRLPVGATTEATEDHHGVLIEDDADRKVYIDDLSSISCPFKEDDPFRLVKSALIVTGILGHEMLSTSGLKIRTWANVPRGSGLGTSSILAAAVVKCLFQLMEDDGGDDNVARAVLVVEQIMGTGGGWQDQIGGLYPGIKCTQSFPGQPLRLQVVPLLASPQLIQELEQRLLVVFTGQVRLAHRVLEKVVTRYLRRDSLLISSIRRLAELARAGREALMNGEVDELGGIMLEAWGLHQELDPFCSNRLVDELFALADPYCCGYKLVGAGGGGFALLLARSPGHAVDLRRALRDSAAGLDVTVYDWNVAVPLPR, from the exons ATGGAGCCGGCCCGTCGGCGCCGGCGGAGGGCGCACACggcggacgaggcggcggcggtgctgcgCAAGGCCTGGTGCCGCCTGCGGCTGTCTGCGCGCGACCCGGCGCGGGTGCCGCCGTGGGACGCCGTCGTGCTCACGGCCGCCAGCCCCGAGCAGGCCGCGCTCTACGGCCGCCAGCTCgcgcgcgcgcgccgcctcggccgcttcccgccctccaccgccgccctcgccgtcccGGACCCCGACGCCGCCCGCATCGGCTCCGGCGCCGCCACGCTCCACGCCGtcgcctccctcgcccgccaccTCGTCTCCCAG GCCACCAAGGAAGAGATCGCCGAGTTCCTCCCCGAAGCGACCGGCTCCTCCGCCGCCGGCGTCCCTCTGGCCTCCGTGGTGCGCTTCATGGCCACGAAGCACGTGCTGCTGCTCCACGCCGGCGGCGACAGCAAGAGGGTCCCGTGGGCGAACCCCATGGGGAAGGCCTTCCTGCCGGTGCCTTACCTGGCCGGGGACAACCCCGACGGGCCAGTCCCGCTGCTCTTCGACCACATCCTCGCCGTCTCAGCCAGCGCAAGGCAAGCATTCAAGAACCAAG GTGGGATCTTCATAATGACCGGGGATGTCCTCCCGTGCTTCGATGCCTCGAACCTACTCCTCCCCGATGACGCTGCGTGCATCGTCACCGCGCCGACCACGCTCGATGTGGCCTCTAATCATGGAGTGGTGGTGGCGTCCAAGGATGGAACCGAGGGGCAGAATTGTTCTCTCTGTTTGGTTGATAATCTCCTGCAGAAGCCGACAGTGAGCGAGCTTGTGGAGGGCCAGGCCATTCTAGATGATGGTAGAGCACTGCTTGACACGGGGATAATAGCAGTGAGGGGTAAAGCATGGCAAGAGCTTGTTGCCCTTGCATACTCATCCAGCCAGACCATGATTGAGGAGATCATAACTAGCAGAAAAGAG CTGAGTTTATATGAAGATCTTGTGGCTGCATGGGTACCAACCAGGCATGAATGGTTGAGGGACCGTCCATTTGGCAAGGAACTAATTGCTGCTTTAGGAAGACATAAGATGTTCAGCTTTTGTTCAT ATGACTTCTCATTTTTGCATTTTGGTACATCTGCTGAGGTTCTTGATCATTTGGCGGGTTCATATTCAGGACTTGTAGGCCGAAGGCACATGTGTTCGGTACCAGAGACCACTGCTTGTGATATTGCTGCCACAACAGTCATTTTGTGTAGCAAAATTTCTGCCGGGGTATCAATTGGAGAGGATTCATTGGTTTATGATTCATCACTTTCAGGCAGAGTAAGGATTGGGTCACAGTCCATTGTTGTTGGGGTGAATATACATGAGTTACACAGGGATAGTCCTCAAATTATCAGGAGTAGCACCTGTTTCACGCTACCTGATCGGCATTGCCTGTGGGAAGTGCCACTGGTAAACTCCATGGGAAGAGTCATGGTCTATTGTGGTCTTCATGACAATCCAAAAGTTGCTATGAATAGGGACGGGACATTCTGTGGAAAGCCATGGAAAAATGTTTTGGAAGATCTTAAAATCCAGGATACGGATATTTGGGACACATCCAACCTTGACAAGTGCTTATGGAATGCTAGGCTTTTTCCCATCATGTCTCCCCCTGAAATGCTGAGTGTAGGCCTGTGGCTGATGGGATCATCAGGACGTGATCCAGATGGCAAAGTTAGTCGCATGTGGAGACAATCACGGAGAGTCAGCCTGGAAGAACTGCATCGCTCAATCGACTACCACCAGCTTTGCGTGGATTCAGCCAAGCATCAAGCAGATCTTGCAGCTGCTGTAGCCAGAAGTTGCATGACATATGGCTTACTCGGGCGTAACCTGTTTCAGCTGTGTGAGGACATGTTAGGAAATGATAGTTCCAGTGTAGAAGTCTGTAAAGAACTACTTACGTTTTTTCCAAGTCATGGGGATCAGTACTCTGGTGTTCTTCCTCCGAGCAGAGGATATCAGGTCAAAATGGATCTACTTAGAGCTTCTGGAGATGTTTCTGCTGCTTCTATGGTTGAAGAGAAAGTATGGGCTTCTGTTGCAAGTGAAACTGCATCAGCTATAAAATATGGATCTAAAG AATCATCAAGCAGTGCAACGACGTCAAGTAATGGAAACCTGCGTCCTAAGAAGGCTGTAGTAGAATTACCGGTCCGTGTGGACTTTGTTGGGGGTTGGAGTGATACACCTCCATGGAGCTTGGAGCGTCCAGGTTGTGTTCTGAACATGGCAATAAGCCTGGAAGGGCGCCTTCCAGTCGGGGCTACGACAGAGGCAACAGAAGACCACCATGGAGTTCTGATCGAAGATGATGCCGACAGAAAGGTCTACATTGATGATCTGTCATCCATCTCTTGTCCATTCAAAGAAGACGACCCATTCCGTCTAGTCAAGTCTGCTCTCATCGTCACCGGCATCCTTGGCCATGAAATGCTGTCGACGTCAGGCCTGAAGATCAGGACCTGGGCAAATGTTCCTCGGGGAAGCGGACTCGGAACTTCGAGCATACTAGCGGCTGCTGTAGTCAAGTGTCTGTTCCAACTCATGGAAGACGATGGAGGCGATGATAATGTCGCCAGGGCTGTGCTGGTAGTAGAGCAGATAATGGGCACCGGCGGCGGGTGGCAGGACCAAATCGGTGGCCTGTATCCCGGGATCAAGTGCACCCAGAGCTTCCCAGGACAGCCGTTGCGCTTGCAGGTTGTTCCATTGTTGGCATCTCCCCAGTTGATCCAGGAACTGGAGCAACGTCTCCTTGTCGTGTTCACCGGCCAA GTGAGGCTGGCGCACCGGGTGCTGGAGAAGGTGGTGACGCGGTACCTGCGGCGCGACAGCCTGCTGATCTCCAGCATCAGGCGGCTGGCGGAGCTGGCCAGGGCGGGGAGGGAGGCCCTGATGAACGGCGAGGTGGACGAGCTGGGCGGCATCATGCTGGAGGCCTGGGGGCTGCACCAGGAGCTGGACCCCTTCTGCAGCAACAGGCTGGTGGACGAGCTGTTCGCGCTCGCCGACCCCTACTGCTGCGGCTACAAGCTCGTGGGTGCCGGCGGTGGCGGGTTCGCCCTCCTGCTCGCCAGGAGCCCAGGCCACGCCGTCGACCTCCGGCGCGCGCTTCGGGACTCCGCGGCCGGCCTTGACGTCACGGTGTACGACTGGAACGTCGCCGTGCCACTGCCAAGATGA
- the LOC123099075 gene encoding bifunctional fucokinase/fucose pyrophosphorylase isoform X2: MTGDVLPCFDASNLLLPDDAACIVTAPTTLDVASNHGVVVASKDGTEGQNCSLCLVDNLLQKPTVSELVEGQAILDDGRALLDTGIIAVRGKAWQELVALAYSSSQTMIEEIITSRKELSLYEDLVAAWVPTRHEWLRDRPFGKELIAALGRHKMFSFCSYDFSFLHFGTSAEVLDHLAGSYSGLVGRRHMCSVPETTACDIAATTVILCSKISAGVSIGEDSLVYDSSLSGRVRIGSQSIVVGVNIHELHRDSPQIIRSSTCFTLPDRHCLWEVPLVNSMGRVMVYCGLHDNPKVAMNRDGTFCGKPWKNVLEDLKIQDTDIWDTSNLDKCLWNARLFPIMSPPEMLSVGLWLMGSSGRDPDGKVSRMWRQSRRVSLEELHRSIDYHQLCVDSAKHQADLAAAVARSCMTYGLLGRNLFQLCEDMLGNDSSSVEVCKELLTFFPSHGDQYSGVLPPSRGYQVKMDLLRASGDVSAASMVEEKVWASVASETASAIKYGSKESSSSATTSSNGNLRPKKAVVELPVRVDFVGGWSDTPPWSLERPGCVLNMAISLEGRLPVGATTEATEDHHGVLIEDDADRKVYIDDLSSISCPFKEDDPFRLVKSALIVTGILGHEMLSTSGLKIRTWANVPRGSGLGTSSILAAAVVKCLFQLMEDDGGDDNVARAVLVVEQIMGTGGGWQDQIGGLYPGIKCTQSFPGQPLRLQVVPLLASPQLIQELEQRLLVVFTGQVRLAHRVLEKVVTRYLRRDSLLISSIRRLAELARAGREALMNGEVDELGGIMLEAWGLHQELDPFCSNRLVDELFALADPYCCGYKLVGAGGGGFALLLARSPGHAVDLRRALRDSAAGLDVTVYDWNVAVPLPR, encoded by the exons ATGACCGGGGATGTCCTCCCGTGCTTCGATGCCTCGAACCTACTCCTCCCCGATGACGCTGCGTGCATCGTCACCGCGCCGACCACGCTCGATGTGGCCTCTAATCATGGAGTGGTGGTGGCGTCCAAGGATGGAACCGAGGGGCAGAATTGTTCTCTCTGTTTGGTTGATAATCTCCTGCAGAAGCCGACAGTGAGCGAGCTTGTGGAGGGCCAGGCCATTCTAGATGATGGTAGAGCACTGCTTGACACGGGGATAATAGCAGTGAGGGGTAAAGCATGGCAAGAGCTTGTTGCCCTTGCATACTCATCCAGCCAGACCATGATTGAGGAGATCATAACTAGCAGAAAAGAG CTGAGTTTATATGAAGATCTTGTGGCTGCATGGGTACCAACCAGGCATGAATGGTTGAGGGACCGTCCATTTGGCAAGGAACTAATTGCTGCTTTAGGAAGACATAAGATGTTCAGCTTTTGTTCAT ATGACTTCTCATTTTTGCATTTTGGTACATCTGCTGAGGTTCTTGATCATTTGGCGGGTTCATATTCAGGACTTGTAGGCCGAAGGCACATGTGTTCGGTACCAGAGACCACTGCTTGTGATATTGCTGCCACAACAGTCATTTTGTGTAGCAAAATTTCTGCCGGGGTATCAATTGGAGAGGATTCATTGGTTTATGATTCATCACTTTCAGGCAGAGTAAGGATTGGGTCACAGTCCATTGTTGTTGGGGTGAATATACATGAGTTACACAGGGATAGTCCTCAAATTATCAGGAGTAGCACCTGTTTCACGCTACCTGATCGGCATTGCCTGTGGGAAGTGCCACTGGTAAACTCCATGGGAAGAGTCATGGTCTATTGTGGTCTTCATGACAATCCAAAAGTTGCTATGAATAGGGACGGGACATTCTGTGGAAAGCCATGGAAAAATGTTTTGGAAGATCTTAAAATCCAGGATACGGATATTTGGGACACATCCAACCTTGACAAGTGCTTATGGAATGCTAGGCTTTTTCCCATCATGTCTCCCCCTGAAATGCTGAGTGTAGGCCTGTGGCTGATGGGATCATCAGGACGTGATCCAGATGGCAAAGTTAGTCGCATGTGGAGACAATCACGGAGAGTCAGCCTGGAAGAACTGCATCGCTCAATCGACTACCACCAGCTTTGCGTGGATTCAGCCAAGCATCAAGCAGATCTTGCAGCTGCTGTAGCCAGAAGTTGCATGACATATGGCTTACTCGGGCGTAACCTGTTTCAGCTGTGTGAGGACATGTTAGGAAATGATAGTTCCAGTGTAGAAGTCTGTAAAGAACTACTTACGTTTTTTCCAAGTCATGGGGATCAGTACTCTGGTGTTCTTCCTCCGAGCAGAGGATATCAGGTCAAAATGGATCTACTTAGAGCTTCTGGAGATGTTTCTGCTGCTTCTATGGTTGAAGAGAAAGTATGGGCTTCTGTTGCAAGTGAAACTGCATCAGCTATAAAATATGGATCTAAAG AATCATCAAGCAGTGCAACGACGTCAAGTAATGGAAACCTGCGTCCTAAGAAGGCTGTAGTAGAATTACCGGTCCGTGTGGACTTTGTTGGGGGTTGGAGTGATACACCTCCATGGAGCTTGGAGCGTCCAGGTTGTGTTCTGAACATGGCAATAAGCCTGGAAGGGCGCCTTCCAGTCGGGGCTACGACAGAGGCAACAGAAGACCACCATGGAGTTCTGATCGAAGATGATGCCGACAGAAAGGTCTACATTGATGATCTGTCATCCATCTCTTGTCCATTCAAAGAAGACGACCCATTCCGTCTAGTCAAGTCTGCTCTCATCGTCACCGGCATCCTTGGCCATGAAATGCTGTCGACGTCAGGCCTGAAGATCAGGACCTGGGCAAATGTTCCTCGGGGAAGCGGACTCGGAACTTCGAGCATACTAGCGGCTGCTGTAGTCAAGTGTCTGTTCCAACTCATGGAAGACGATGGAGGCGATGATAATGTCGCCAGGGCTGTGCTGGTAGTAGAGCAGATAATGGGCACCGGCGGCGGGTGGCAGGACCAAATCGGTGGCCTGTATCCCGGGATCAAGTGCACCCAGAGCTTCCCAGGACAGCCGTTGCGCTTGCAGGTTGTTCCATTGTTGGCATCTCCCCAGTTGATCCAGGAACTGGAGCAACGTCTCCTTGTCGTGTTCACCGGCCAA GTGAGGCTGGCGCACCGGGTGCTGGAGAAGGTGGTGACGCGGTACCTGCGGCGCGACAGCCTGCTGATCTCCAGCATCAGGCGGCTGGCGGAGCTGGCCAGGGCGGGGAGGGAGGCCCTGATGAACGGCGAGGTGGACGAGCTGGGCGGCATCATGCTGGAGGCCTGGGGGCTGCACCAGGAGCTGGACCCCTTCTGCAGCAACAGGCTGGTGGACGAGCTGTTCGCGCTCGCCGACCCCTACTGCTGCGGCTACAAGCTCGTGGGTGCCGGCGGTGGCGGGTTCGCCCTCCTGCTCGCCAGGAGCCCAGGCCACGCCGTCGACCTCCGGCGCGCGCTTCGGGACTCCGCGGCCGGCCTTGACGTCACGGTGTACGACTGGAACGTCGCCGTGCCACTGCCAAGATGA